A genome region from Mycobacterium florentinum includes the following:
- a CDS encoding acyltransferase family protein: protein MKLAEVFDPRCNALNLFRLGLAAEVMLFHSWPITGHMPPQALLQLLFSVGVDGFFAISGFLITASWLRDPKVRDYLTARALRILPGLYVCLIVTAFAFAPVSVAVQGGSAAKLLQSSAPYEYVLKNATLISVLQFDVAGTPRNVPSPGAWNASLWSLIWEVLCYIAIAVIGIIGLANRRWLSPVILVAAVIAAAMLPPLTFPGAWTIPQLAARSAIMFAAGAVMFQWKDVIPARWSLVAASVVIVVASAAVLPDYRVAAALPLAYAVIVSGALIRHKRTTLRTDLSYGVYIYAFPIQQMLAVLGLTGLHPALFFVIAFLSTLPLAAMSWFWIEKPAMALKSRLKRKWAAPAQPKTEGTAADSVAEQPTPGVHGTV, encoded by the coding sequence GTGTTCGACCCTCGATGTAACGCATTGAACCTGTTTCGGCTGGGGCTGGCCGCCGAGGTCATGCTGTTTCACTCCTGGCCGATCACGGGCCACATGCCGCCACAAGCGCTGCTGCAACTCCTCTTTTCGGTGGGCGTCGACGGGTTCTTTGCGATCTCGGGATTCCTGATCACCGCAAGTTGGCTCCGCGACCCGAAAGTCCGTGACTACCTCACCGCACGAGCACTGCGCATCCTGCCCGGGCTCTACGTCTGCCTGATCGTCACCGCGTTCGCGTTCGCCCCGGTCAGCGTGGCGGTTCAGGGCGGTTCGGCCGCGAAACTGCTGCAGTCCAGCGCGCCGTACGAATATGTCCTGAAGAACGCCACGCTGATCTCGGTGCTCCAGTTTGACGTCGCCGGCACACCGCGCAACGTTCCCTCCCCCGGCGCCTGGAACGCTTCGCTGTGGTCTCTGATCTGGGAAGTGCTGTGCTACATCGCCATTGCTGTGATCGGCATCATCGGCCTCGCGAATCGCCGCTGGCTTTCGCCAGTGATCCTGGTGGCCGCGGTGATCGCCGCGGCAATGTTGCCGCCGCTGACGTTCCCCGGCGCATGGACCATCCCCCAGCTCGCCGCGCGCTCCGCCATCATGTTCGCGGCGGGTGCCGTGATGTTTCAGTGGAAGGACGTGATTCCCGCGCGATGGTCACTTGTCGCGGCCAGCGTGGTCATCGTCGTCGCGTCCGCCGCCGTGCTCCCCGATTACCGGGTGGCCGCGGCGCTTCCGCTGGCCTATGCCGTGATCGTTTCGGGTGCCCTGATCCGCCACAAGCGCACGACATTGCGGACGGATCTGTCCTACGGCGTCTACATCTACGCATTCCCGATTCAGCAGATGCTGGCCGTCCTGGGGCTGACCGGCCTGCATCCGGCGCTGTTCTTCGTTATCGCGTTCCTCTCCACCCTGCCACTGGCGGCGATGAGCTGGTTCTGGATCGAGAAGCCCGCGATGGCGCTGAAGTCCCGACTCAAACGGAAGTGGGCCGCGCCGGCGCAGCCCAAAACCGAAGGCACGGCTGCAGACTCCGTCGCCGAGCAGCCGACGCCGGGCGTGCACGGCACGGTGTAG
- a CDS encoding acyltransferase family protein: MKLAQVFDPRNNALNLFRLMLAAEVMLFHSWPVTGRTPPRVLLQLLFSVGVDGFFAISGFLITASWLNEPKLRDFLAARALRILPGLYACLIVTAFVFAPLNVAIAGGSATKLLTSFAPVKFVLKNSGVAYIQHFVGGTPFGVPFPEGGWNASLWSLIWELMCYLAVAGIGLAGLANHRWVSPVLLGVAVIGATLVPPLEFPGVWTVWQLVVRSTIMFAAGALLYQWRDVIPARWWLVAVSVVIVVAAAALLPDYRVVAALPLAYAVIVSAIKIHIKRMRLRTDLSYGVYIYAFPTQQLLASCGLAKLNPIVFAGLSTTAVLPLAALSWFVVEKPAQSLKFRLKRKWYGEELSEAGRA, translated from the coding sequence GTGAAACTCGCGCAGGTCTTCGATCCCCGAAACAACGCCCTGAATCTTTTTCGGCTCATGCTCGCCGCCGAGGTCATGCTGTTCCACTCCTGGCCGGTCACCGGCCGCACCCCGCCACGCGTGCTGCTTCAACTGCTGTTCTCGGTAGGCGTGGACGGATTCTTTGCGATCTCAGGATTCCTGATCACCGCGAGTTGGCTCAACGAACCGAAACTGCGTGACTTCCTCGCCGCTCGCGCGCTGCGCATCCTGCCCGGGCTCTACGCCTGCCTGATCGTCACGGCGTTCGTGTTCGCCCCGCTCAACGTGGCAATCGCGGGTGGTTCGGCCACAAAGCTGCTGACGTCCTTCGCGCCGGTCAAGTTCGTCCTGAAAAACAGCGGGGTGGCCTACATCCAGCACTTCGTGGGCGGAACACCGTTCGGCGTCCCCTTTCCCGAGGGCGGCTGGAACGCTTCGCTGTGGTCGCTGATCTGGGAGCTGATGTGCTACCTGGCCGTCGCCGGCATCGGGCTGGCCGGGCTGGCCAATCACCGCTGGGTTTCGCCAGTACTGCTGGGGGTTGCCGTAATTGGCGCTACCCTGGTGCCGCCGCTCGAATTCCCGGGGGTATGGACGGTTTGGCAGCTCGTGGTGCGCTCCACGATCATGTTCGCGGCCGGGGCGCTGCTGTATCAGTGGCGCGACGTGATTCCCGCCCGGTGGTGGCTGGTCGCGGTGAGCGTGGTCATCGTCGTCGCCGCGGCCGCCCTGCTGCCCGATTACCGGGTGGTGGCGGCCCTTCCGCTGGCGTATGCGGTCATCGTGTCGGCGATCAAGATTCATATCAAACGCATGAGATTGCGTACGGATTTGTCCTACGGCGTCTACATTTACGCATTCCCGACACAACAACTGCTGGCAAGCTGCGGGCTTGCGAAGCTGAATCCGATAGTGTTCGCTGGACTTTCGACGACGGCCGTCCTACCCTTGGCCGCGCTAAGCTGGTTCGTGGTCGAAAAGCCCGCGCAGTCACTCAAATTTCGGCTAAAACGGAAGTGGTACGGGGAAGAGCTCTCCGAAGCGGGCCGGGCATGA
- a CDS encoding acyltransferase family protein, whose protein sequence is MKLGQVFDPQSNALNALRLAMATEVILWHSFAVTGGVLPSAHARQLLFGVGVDGFFAISGFLITASWVNNPKLRDYIVARALRILPGLYVCLAVTAFVIAPIGVAIQGGAAAKLLLSSAPFEYVLKNSAVAVLQFDVGGTPTGVPFPGMWNGSLWTLIYEVLCYVGVALLGLAGLTHRRWTSAVVLVLAVCLAAYLPPMTFPGVWSNEQCIARFAIVFAAGALVYQWKDAIPARWSLVAASVVIVLVTGLLPDYRLVGAIPLAYAVIVSGALIHNRYLRLPTDLSYGVYIYAFPVQQLLVICGLVHLNPFVFAVIATIATLPLAALSWFLIEKPAQSFKSRLRKRRAGAELPEASRT, encoded by the coding sequence ATGAAACTCGGGCAGGTATTTGATCCGCAGAGTAATGCGCTGAACGCGTTGCGGCTCGCCATGGCCACCGAGGTGATCCTCTGGCACTCCTTCGCCGTCACGGGTGGCGTCCTGCCGTCCGCGCACGCACGACAGTTGTTGTTCGGGGTCGGCGTCGACGGGTTCTTTGCGATCTCGGGATTCCTCATCACCGCGAGCTGGGTCAACAACCCAAAGCTGCGTGACTATATCGTCGCTCGGGCACTTCGTATTCTCCCCGGGCTCTACGTCTGCCTGGCGGTGACGGCATTTGTCATCGCACCGATCGGCGTGGCGATTCAGGGCGGAGCGGCCGCAAAGCTGCTCTTGTCCAGCGCGCCGTTCGAGTACGTGCTTAAAAACAGCGCAGTAGCGGTGCTCCAATTCGATGTCGGCGGAACGCCAACCGGTGTCCCATTTCCCGGCATGTGGAACGGATCGCTGTGGACCCTTATCTACGAGGTGCTGTGCTATGTCGGTGTCGCCCTCCTCGGATTGGCGGGACTGACACATCGTCGATGGACTTCGGCGGTGGTACTGGTGCTGGCGGTGTGTTTGGCCGCGTACCTGCCGCCCATGACATTTCCCGGTGTGTGGAGCAACGAGCAGTGCATTGCGCGGTTTGCCATCGTGTTTGCCGCCGGCGCCCTGGTGTATCAATGGAAAGACGCAATTCCCGCTCGATGGTCACTCGTCGCGGCGAGCGTGGTCATCGTTCTCGTGACCGGGTTACTGCCCGACTACCGCCTTGTCGGCGCCATTCCGCTGGCGTACGCCGTCATCGTTTCCGGCGCGTTGATCCACAACAGGTACTTGAGGTTGCCGACGGATCTGTCCTACGGCGTCTACATTTACGCTTTCCCCGTACAGCAGTTGCTGGTTATCTGCGGGCTGGTTCATCTGAATCCCTTCGTGTTCGCGGTCATTGCGACGATCGCTACCCTGCCGCTGGCCGCGCTGAGCTGGTTCCTGATCGAGAAGCCCGCACAGTCCTTCAAGTCTCGACTCAGGAAGAGGCGGGCTGGCGCCGAGCTCCCCGAAGCCAGCCGAACCTGA
- a CDS encoding metallophosphoesterase family protein — MSDDPRTMNRRQLLRHGAWFGAAVGFAVAGGEVISHVAGAAAAERAKLKPALRFAQVSDSHIGFTGAPNPDVSGSFGHAIDQINNLGYTPDFVIHTGDLTHLSTPEQFDQVKQMMSGLKTPHVFTVPGEHDSVDDAGQKYRKVFGAGSVGDGWYSFDTAGVHVIALVNTLNLRKLGHLGVDQLEFVEKDVAGLSSDTPIVVFSHIPLFAMYPDWGWGTDDATQALSYLRRFASVTCINGHVHQLFSKMEGNVSFYSGTTTAYPLPHPGDGPAPKPITLPAAKLHDALGIREVSYTKGETALALKEQRLQ, encoded by the coding sequence ATGAGCGATGACCCGCGCACGATGAATCGCCGCCAGCTGCTCCGGCACGGGGCATGGTTCGGGGCGGCGGTCGGGTTCGCCGTGGCCGGCGGCGAGGTGATCTCGCATGTCGCCGGGGCCGCCGCGGCCGAGCGCGCAAAACTCAAGCCGGCGCTGCGCTTCGCTCAGGTCAGTGACAGTCACATCGGCTTCACCGGCGCACCCAACCCGGACGTGTCCGGCTCGTTCGGGCACGCGATCGATCAGATCAACAACCTCGGCTACACACCGGATTTCGTCATTCACACCGGCGACCTCACCCACTTGTCCACTCCCGAGCAGTTCGACCAGGTGAAGCAAATGATGAGCGGGCTGAAGACGCCGCACGTGTTCACCGTGCCGGGGGAACACGATTCGGTCGACGACGCGGGACAGAAGTACCGCAAGGTGTTCGGCGCCGGATCGGTGGGCGACGGTTGGTACAGCTTCGACACCGCCGGCGTCCACGTGATCGCGCTGGTCAACACGTTGAACCTGCGCAAGCTCGGGCATCTGGGTGTCGACCAGCTGGAGTTCGTCGAAAAGGACGTCGCGGGGCTCTCCAGCGATACCCCGATCGTCGTCTTCAGCCACATCCCGTTGTTCGCGATGTATCCGGATTGGGGCTGGGGCACCGACGACGCCACCCAGGCACTCAGCTACCTGCGCCGGTTTGCTTCGGTGACATGCATCAACGGGCATGTGCACCAATTGTTTTCCAAGATGGAGGGCAACGTGTCGTTCTACAGCGGGACGACGACCGCCTACCCGCTGCCGCATCCCGGCGATGGGCCGGCGCCCAAGCCGATCACGTTGCCGGCCGCAAAGCTGCACGACGCGCTGGGCATCCGCGAGGTCAGTTACACCAAGGGCGAGACCGCCCTCGCTTTGAAAGAACAGAGGCTGCAATGA
- a CDS encoding cupredoxin domain-containing protein, which translates to MTAILYRKPSALLVAGVLLLAGCSASRPDAHAPVTMRPDSGAMPSITAPSAPSSGNQVAIDGFAFAPATLTVRAGTTVTWINRDEEPHTVAANDGSFHSPGMGTGASFTHTFSTAGTFDYVCSIHPMMHGTVVVTP; encoded by the coding sequence ATGACAGCCATCTTGTATCGAAAACCTTCGGCGTTGCTTGTGGCGGGGGTGCTCTTGCTGGCCGGATGCTCCGCTTCGCGGCCCGATGCGCACGCCCCGGTCACGATGAGGCCGGATTCCGGTGCGATGCCATCGATCACCGCACCTTCGGCACCGTCGAGCGGTAACCAGGTCGCCATCGACGGCTTCGCGTTCGCACCCGCGACGCTGACGGTCCGCGCGGGCACCACGGTCACCTGGATCAATCGTGACGAAGAACCTCACACGGTTGCCGCAAACGACGGTTCATTTCATTCGCCCGGCATGGGGACGGGGGCCAGCTTCACCCACACCTTCTCCACCGCAGGGACTTTCGACTATGTCTGCTCGATTCACCCGATGATGCACGGCACCGTGGTGGTGACGCCATGA
- a CDS encoding Rieske (2Fe-2S) protein, with product MNARGLRRYVDDLLRGRRPKPFAPDDFEAAQIRTAIELRAAGQGDAAPRQEFLTDLHRRLAEQMAGAPPAQPTPKQNTTRRQVIVGTSAAAAAAVTAVSIDRAVTGGITEGPAVAGQLTPNDGTWQRVAASSDVPDGRMHAFDLGSVSGFVRRVDGKVEAVSGVCTHQGCKLWFDAPDDRLRCPCHSTSFSPAGEVLTHQLPIAPKPLSTLMIREVNGVVEVLAPPPYPERPA from the coding sequence ATGAACGCGCGAGGGTTGCGTCGCTATGTCGACGATCTGCTGCGGGGCCGCCGGCCAAAACCGTTTGCGCCCGATGACTTTGAGGCTGCTCAGATCCGTACGGCGATCGAGCTGCGCGCTGCCGGGCAGGGTGACGCCGCCCCGCGCCAGGAATTTCTCACCGATCTGCACCGCCGTCTCGCCGAACAAATGGCCGGCGCACCGCCCGCGCAACCCACACCCAAGCAGAACACCACGCGCCGCCAGGTGATCGTCGGCACGTCCGCCGCGGCGGCCGCCGCGGTCACCGCGGTTTCCATCGATCGCGCCGTGACCGGAGGCATCACCGAAGGCCCCGCGGTCGCAGGACAACTCACGCCCAATGACGGGACCTGGCAGCGTGTCGCGGCGAGTTCGGATGTGCCGGACGGCCGCATGCATGCGTTCGACCTCGGGTCGGTCAGCGGATTCGTTCGCCGCGTCGATGGCAAAGTCGAGGCGGTATCCGGGGTGTGCACGCATCAGGGGTGCAAGTTGTGGTTCGACGCGCCCGACGACAGGTTACGCTGCCCCTGCCACTCGACGTCGTTCTCACCCGCGGGGGAAGTGCTCACCCATCAACTACCGATCGCCCCAAAGCCGCTGTCTACATTGATGATTCGTGAGGTCAACGGCGTCGTCGAGGTGCTTGCACCACCCCCGTACCCCGAACGGCCGGCCTAA
- a CDS encoding RNA polymerase sigma factor, protein MTPHHEPAGPRPLRAVPNDGYTDWEAVYQDNADWVYRTLFARVGNRADAEDLTAEVFLAALRPLRLTASVGEVRAYLRATARTVLAAHWRETLGREITSIEEDIEQPPDSQEAISTAPARVAQVLENLPDRYRQILELRFLQKNSIKESAAELGISVANAKVLQHRALRLAAQVNDGGQS, encoded by the coding sequence GTGACCCCACACCACGAACCCGCGGGCCCGCGTCCCCTGCGCGCGGTGCCCAACGACGGCTATACCGACTGGGAAGCCGTGTACCAGGACAACGCGGACTGGGTGTACCGCACGCTGTTCGCCCGGGTTGGCAACCGGGCGGACGCCGAGGACCTCACCGCCGAGGTGTTCCTCGCCGCGCTGCGGCCGCTGCGGCTGACCGCGAGCGTCGGTGAGGTGCGCGCATACCTGCGTGCCACGGCGCGAACGGTGCTTGCCGCGCACTGGCGCGAGACGCTGGGCCGCGAGATAACCTCGATCGAGGAGGACATCGAGCAACCACCCGATAGCCAGGAGGCGATCAGCACCGCACCGGCGCGCGTCGCCCAGGTTCTCGAGAATTTGCCCGACCGCTATCGCCAGATCCTGGAATTACGCTTCCTGCAAAAGAATTCGATCAAGGAGTCAGCCGCGGAACTCGGAATCAGCGTTGCCAACGCCAAGGTGCTTCAACATCGTGCGCTGCGGCTGGCGGCACAGGTCAACGATGGGGGCCAGTCATGA